A DNA window from Candidatus Ancaeobacter aquaticus contains the following coding sequences:
- the thiL gene encoding thiamine-phosphate kinase yields the protein MKVSEIGEFGLIDKFKNKLKKNKDVIVGIGDDAAVLTSANKNVYTLFASDMFVEGIHFRKSDASPYMIGRKAIAANISDIAAMGGVPQYAVVSLGVSPQENVQYCEEIYRGMNSWLDVFKINIVGGDTVSSPKGMVISIAILGEVDKRKCIVRSGACPWDVILATGTLGGSYAKKQYSFTPRVREAYYLANNFSVTSMIDISDGLLSDCQRITEASNLGALIFTDYIPLSSAVKKNCPRKVSIEKALTDGEDFELLFSVSQNEVKTLIKKWKRSFKTPVSVIGVMTPEKGVRLVNKDGSVTIPENKGYDHFKTKNKK from the coding sequence ATGAAGGTATCAGAGATTGGTGAATTTGGTTTAATAGACAAATTCAAAAATAAGCTTAAGAAAAACAAGGATGTTATAGTCGGTATTGGAGATGATGCCGCTGTTCTTACCTCAGCTAATAAAAATGTCTATACGTTATTTGCAAGCGACATGTTTGTAGAAGGTATCCATTTTCGTAAAAGTGATGCGTCTCCATATATGATTGGACGTAAAGCGATAGCTGCAAATATCAGTGATATAGCCGCCATGGGAGGTGTTCCGCAATACGCTGTAGTGTCTCTTGGTGTTAGTCCTCAAGAAAATGTACAGTATTGTGAAGAGATCTATCGAGGTATGAACTCATGGCTAGATGTATTTAAAATAAATATTGTTGGCGGTGACACTGTATCTTCACCAAAGGGTATGGTAATTTCAATTGCGATATTAGGAGAAGTTGATAAAAGAAAATGTATTGTGCGAAGCGGGGCTTGTCCGTGGGATGTGATTCTGGCTACCGGTACACTTGGCGGTTCATATGCAAAAAAGCAGTATTCGTTTACTCCTAGAGTCCGTGAAGCGTACTATCTCGCAAACAACTTTTCGGTTACATCGATGATAGATATTTCTGATGGGCTACTTTCAGATTGCCAGAGGATAACCGAGGCGAGTAATCTGGGAGCACTTATTTTTACTGATTACATTCCTTTATCATCAGCGGTAAAAAAGAATTGTCCCCGGAAAGTTTCAATAGAGAAGGCACTCACTGATGGTGAGGATTTTGAGCTATTGTTTAGCGTCTCGCAGAATGAAGTAAAGACATTGATAAAGAAATGGAAGCGAAGCTTCAAAACGCCGGTATCGGTAATCGGTGTTATGACAC